The proteins below are encoded in one region of Ereboglobus luteus:
- a CDS encoding TlpA disulfide reductase family protein: MKQNLPYAYLLFAIIAPLAVIFAGRELCGSCAADQAAWLAAVQTASGKTGVAAKLEAVEKRISAKLAAVDEATEKLLKEEIAALDEIVATHKAEQSDDVARVLVTKGSLYQRFLDNPDKAIEIYRRIKTEFPSTTQAGRVGEYIAKAEARKVRMAIRDSLKPGVQFPAFALTDIDGKPLSLEQYRGKIVLVDFWATWCPPCREEMPGVIAAHQKYRADGFEVIGISLDKDIATLRAFIAKNNMPWRQACDGKSWDGGMVEKYGVLSIPSTFLLDREGRIIAKNLHGDELDKQVRKALSK, from the coding sequence ATGAAACAAAATCTGCCATACGCATATCTCCTTTTCGCCATCATCGCGCCGCTTGCGGTCATATTTGCCGGGCGCGAGCTCTGCGGCAGCTGCGCGGCGGATCAGGCGGCATGGCTCGCGGCCGTGCAAACCGCATCCGGGAAAACCGGCGTCGCGGCAAAATTGGAGGCGGTTGAAAAACGCATCAGCGCGAAACTGGCCGCGGTCGATGAGGCCACGGAAAAATTGCTCAAGGAGGAGATCGCCGCGCTCGACGAAATCGTCGCCACCCACAAGGCCGAGCAGAGCGACGACGTGGCGCGGGTGCTTGTCACGAAAGGATCGCTTTACCAGCGCTTCCTCGACAATCCCGACAAGGCGATTGAAATTTACCGCCGGATAAAAACCGAGTTTCCCTCTACCACGCAGGCGGGCAGGGTCGGGGAATACATTGCCAAGGCCGAGGCGCGCAAAGTGCGCATGGCGATCCGCGACTCCCTCAAGCCCGGCGTGCAGTTCCCCGCGTTTGCGTTGACGGACATCGACGGCAAACCGCTTTCACTGGAGCAGTATCGCGGCAAGATCGTGCTCGTGGACTTTTGGGCCACATGGTGCCCGCCGTGCCGCGAAGAAATGCCCGGCGTGATTGCCGCGCATCAAAAATACCGCGCCGACGGCTTCGAGGTGATCGGCATCAGTCTCGACAAGGACATCGCGACATTGCGCGCCTTCATCGCGAAAAACAACATGCCCTGGAGGCAGGCCTGCGATGGGAAATCGTGGGACGGCGGGATGGTCGAGAAATACGGCGTGCTTTCGATTCCCTCTACATTTTTGCTTGATCGCGAAGGCCGCATCATCGCGAAAAATCTTCACGGCGACGAACTCGACAAACAAGTTCGCAAGGCGCTCAGCAAGTGA
- a CDS encoding PLP-dependent aminotransferase family protein, whose protein sequence is MSASHNTHNHTTMFSRLGERAAPPTIARLMAMALETPGLLSLAAGFTDNATLPVDFVGEAWRALCADAVASNNEFLQYGTNQGRVTLRRLIAERISRADRLGSDGSLSERDVFITNGSQQALYLAMQVLCDPGDVVLVDRPSYFVFLEMLRGLGIEARSLPIDAGNRIDTVALGKLLDDLREEGRRVRAVYFVSYFCNPSARCLDEAEKNGIAETLAARGMFIPVIEDAAYRELYFENEYSARSVLALPAWKPFPKLYTATLTKPFATGLKVGYGACTDEAWRGRMLHVKGHHDFGSANFGQAIMEHALAGKNYERQLARLRPAYQAKMLALHGALIAAGLRECGWKWVEPTGGLYIWLEAPHGLDTGMDSAFCHACIEAGVLYVPGDLCFGDSPEKNFIRLSFGVLGLADLEEAARRFASVAKQF, encoded by the coding sequence ATGTCCGCATCACACAACACGCACAACCACACCACTATGTTTTCCCGGCTCGGCGAGCGCGCCGCTCCGCCGACAATCGCCCGCCTCATGGCGATGGCGCTGGAAACGCCGGGGCTGTTGTCGCTTGCGGCGGGGTTCACGGACAATGCCACGCTGCCGGTGGATTTTGTCGGCGAGGCATGGAGGGCGTTGTGCGCGGACGCGGTGGCGAGCAACAATGAGTTTCTCCAATACGGCACAAACCAGGGGCGCGTAACCTTGCGCCGGTTGATTGCGGAACGGATTTCGCGCGCGGACCGTCTTGGGAGCGACGGGAGCCTGTCCGAGCGGGATGTGTTCATTACAAACGGCTCACAGCAGGCGTTGTATCTGGCGATGCAGGTGCTGTGTGATCCGGGCGATGTCGTGCTGGTGGATCGTCCGAGCTATTTTGTTTTTTTGGAAATGCTGCGCGGCCTGGGCATTGAGGCTCGCTCGCTGCCCATCGACGCGGGAAACCGCATCGACACCGTTGCGCTTGGCAAGCTGCTCGATGATTTGCGCGAGGAGGGGCGCCGTGTGCGCGCGGTTTATTTTGTGAGTTATTTCTGCAACCCGTCGGCGCGCTGTCTCGACGAGGCGGAAAAGAACGGCATCGCCGAAACTCTCGCGGCGCGAGGCATGTTCATCCCGGTGATCGAGGACGCCGCGTATCGCGAATTGTATTTTGAAAATGAATACAGCGCGCGCAGCGTGCTCGCCCTTCCGGCCTGGAAGCCGTTCCCGAAACTTTACACCGCCACGCTCACAAAACCCTTCGCGACGGGTTTGAAGGTCGGTTACGGCGCATGCACCGACGAGGCGTGGCGCGGCAGGATGCTCCATGTGAAAGGCCATCACGATTTCGGCTCCGCGAATTTCGGACAGGCGATCATGGAGCATGCCCTGGCGGGCAAGAATTACGAACGCCAGCTCGCGCGCCTGAGGCCGGCATACCAGGCGAAAATGCTCGCGTTGCACGGCGCGCTTATCGCGGCCGGTTTGCGCGAATGCGGCTGGAAATGGGTCGAGCCGACCGGCGGGCTATACATCTGGCTGGAGGCGCCGCACGGACTCGACACGGGCATGGACTCGGCGTTTTGCCACGCGTGCATCGAGGCGGGCGTGCTTTATGTGCCGGGTGATTTGTGCTTCGGTGATTCGCCGGAAAAGAATTTCATCCGCTTGAGCTTTGGCGTGCTTGGCCTCGCGGATTTGGAGGAGGCCGCGCGCCGCTTCGCATCAGTGGCGAAACAGTTTTGA
- a CDS encoding RHS repeat domain-containing protein, with protein MPSAAARARGALSTHKTYDAAGRLTRVEQRDASDTVVWAENHLYDDRGRLRKKETTAGIIEYTRDSRGNIERVSTNHGTGTDYYYDTDNRLAAADDQDGSTTIYGYNAVGSLATVTLPNGVTTSYTYNALNRLANITTTGSGGAVAAFDYTLRPSGHRSQLIETIGGVTRTTDWAYDNLNRLTAETVNGTDTVNYTYDKVGNRQNRATSGIANLPSVGLYSYDLNDRLLSADAHNYTYDNNGNTLTGHANTAGINHLTGLPLAAQTVTDIYDHNNRLIKRVGGGNTITIIYDADGNRVGKTVNGTTTYYLVDTQSLTGYAQVIEEVRGGIVQKRYTYGLDRISQQHRQGDGTYQTRYYGYDGLGSVRYLTDDAGSITDRYTYDGYGTLINKWSSGTAADNVYLYAGEQYDSDLGLYYNRARYLNTDAGRFWTKDNFEGACTEPRSLHKYLYAHGCPTSGIDPSGNFFIFDVLGNITQWFRNNAQNSINVGRVVTQVKRFFWDTRTFQAISKAYWKTNGPAMGKSLHHWLIPQRWTFVPQGLRNAGFNLLELPKLLSGSLGLNQWMGFAVKWGGYRMVVAYTIETGIKILLPLSMGTAVGTGAYVGYQIGNDYIEVEDIDLTPEDWSNDQGFEELKYLGLEEGDIISVVPGPFNMYP; from the coding sequence ATGCCCTCCGCCGCCGCGCGCGCTCGCGGCGCGCTCAGCACGCACAAAACCTACGACGCCGCCGGACGCCTCACCCGAGTTGAGCAGCGCGACGCCTCCGACACGGTGGTCTGGGCCGAAAACCATCTCTACGACGACCGTGGCCGGCTCCGCAAAAAGGAAACCACCGCCGGCATCATCGAATATACCCGCGACTCTCGCGGCAACATTGAGCGAGTGTCCACGAACCACGGCACCGGCACGGATTATTATTACGACACCGACAACCGCCTCGCCGCCGCCGATGATCAGGACGGCAGCACAACAATCTACGGTTACAACGCCGTCGGCAGCCTCGCCACCGTCACGCTGCCCAATGGCGTCACCACCAGCTATACCTACAATGCGCTCAACCGCCTCGCCAACATCACAACAACCGGCTCCGGCGGCGCGGTGGCGGCATTTGACTACACCCTGCGCCCCAGCGGGCACCGCAGCCAGTTGATTGAAACCATCGGCGGCGTCACCCGCACCACCGATTGGGCATACGACAACCTCAACCGCCTCACTGCGGAAACGGTCAACGGCACCGACACGGTCAACTACACCTACGACAAAGTCGGCAACCGCCAAAACCGCGCCACCAGCGGCATCGCCAACCTCCCCTCGGTCGGGCTTTATTCATACGATCTCAACGACCGCCTGCTCAGCGCTGACGCCCACAATTACACCTACGACAACAACGGCAACACCCTGACCGGCCATGCCAACACCGCCGGCATCAACCACCTCACGGGCCTGCCATTGGCGGCGCAAACCGTCACCGACATCTACGACCACAACAACCGCCTCATCAAGCGAGTTGGCGGCGGAAACACCATCACGATCATCTACGACGCCGATGGCAACCGTGTCGGCAAGACGGTCAACGGCACGACCACCTATTACCTCGTCGACACCCAAAGCCTCACCGGCTACGCCCAAGTTATAGAAGAGGTGCGGGGCGGCATTGTCCAAAAACGCTACACCTACGGCCTCGACCGCATCAGCCAGCAACACCGCCAAGGCGATGGCACCTACCAAACTCGCTATTATGGCTACGACGGCCTCGGCTCCGTCCGTTACCTGACAGACGACGCGGGCAGTATCACCGACCGCTACACCTACGACGGTTACGGCACGCTGATTAACAAATGGAGCTCCGGCACAGCGGCAGACAATGTTTACCTCTACGCTGGCGAACAGTATGATTCTGATCTTGGGTTATACTATAATCGTGCACGGTATCTAAATACGGACGCAGGCCGCTTCTGGACGAAGGACAACTTTGAAGGAGCCTGCACAGAGCCACGCTCATTACACAAATATCTATATGCTCATGGATGTCCAACTAGCGGGATTGATCCAAGTGGTAATTTTTTCATTTTTGATGTTTTAGGAAATATCACACAATGGTTTAGAAATAATGCGCAAAATTCTATAAATGTCGGACGTGTTGTTACGCAAGTGAAGCGCTTTTTCTGGGACACGCGAACATTTCAAGCTATCAGTAAAGCTTATTGGAAGACAAATGGGCCAGCGATGGGGAAAAGTTTACACCATTGGCTAATACCCCAACGGTGGACTTTCGTCCCGCAAGGGTTAAGGAATGCAGGATTTAATCTTCTTGAGCTGCCAAAACTACTCTCTGGATCTTTAGGACTAAATCAATGGATGGGGTTTGCGGTTAAATGGGGTGGCTATCGGATGGTTGTAGCCTACACTATTGAAACTGGGATCAAAATATTATTGCCATTATCAATGGGAACAGCTGTGGGCACAGGAGCCTATGTAGGTTATCAAATTGGCAATGACTATATCGAAGTCGAAGATATTGACCTTACACCAGAAGATTGGAGTAATGATCAGGGCTTCGAAGAACTGAAGTATTTAGGCCTGGAAGAAGGAGATATAATTTCAGTCGTGCCTGGCCCATTTAACATGTATCCATGA
- the rpsU gene encoding 30S ribosomal protein S21: MSIEIKIRKNEPVDRALRRMKKKLERENIIRGVRAKRYYEKPCDKRRRKEKVMAFTAMLRRRYAD, from the coding sequence ATGTCCATCGAAATCAAAATCCGCAAAAACGAGCCCGTTGATCGTGCGCTCCGCCGCATGAAGAAGAAGCTCGAGCGCGAAAACATCATCCGTGGTGTTCGCGCAAAGCGTTACTACGAAAAACCTTGTGACAAGCGCCGCCGCAAGGAGAAGGTCATGGCCTTCACCGCCATGCTCCGCCGCCGTTACGCGGACTGA
- a CDS encoding TlpA family protein disulfide reductase: MKTKHWMILIAATIAAGVCAPAINAQTGTGDVRTAVGKVVTSLRQKLQNFSGQPTEAAFAGELAEFDKIIAANPKAPADELAEVLVMKSGFYAEVLTDFDKAEALVKRIKTDYPTSQAAAHVDDMLKQLKQLREIQATRAALQPGKVFPDFSVTDIAGKPLTVSQFKGKVVLIDFWATWCPPCVAEIPNVLAAYQKYHDKGFEIIGISLDRDKDALLKYIEQQKMPWPQYFEGDNPQNTLSEKYGVETIPTTYLLDAEGKIVATDLRGNDLEQQLEKLLAK; the protein is encoded by the coding sequence ATGAAAACGAAGCACTGGATGATTTTGATTGCAGCGACAATTGCGGCGGGCGTGTGCGCGCCGGCCATTAACGCCCAGACTGGAACGGGCGACGTGCGGACGGCAGTGGGCAAGGTGGTGACCTCGCTTCGCCAAAAGCTGCAAAACTTTTCCGGACAGCCAACGGAGGCCGCGTTTGCGGGCGAACTCGCCGAGTTCGATAAAATCATCGCCGCCAACCCGAAGGCGCCCGCGGATGAGCTCGCCGAAGTGCTCGTCATGAAGTCCGGTTTTTACGCCGAGGTGCTCACCGATTTCGACAAGGCCGAGGCGCTCGTGAAACGCATCAAGACGGATTATCCAACCTCTCAGGCCGCCGCGCATGTCGACGACATGCTCAAGCAACTCAAGCAGCTTCGCGAGATACAGGCGACAAGGGCCGCGCTGCAACCCGGCAAGGTGTTTCCCGATTTTTCCGTGACCGACATCGCTGGAAAACCGCTCACTGTTTCGCAATTCAAGGGCAAGGTGGTGCTCATCGATTTTTGGGCGACATGGTGCCCGCCGTGTGTCGCGGAAATTCCGAACGTCCTCGCCGCGTATCAAAAATATCACGACAAGGGATTTGAGATAATTGGCATCAGCCTCGACCGCGACAAGGACGCGCTCCTGAAATACATTGAGCAGCAAAAAATGCCGTGGCCGCAATACTTTGAAGGCGACAATCCTCAAAACACGCTTTCCGAAAAATACGGGGTCGAAACGATTCCCACCACATACCTGCTGGACGCGGAGGGCAAGATCGTCGCCACCGACCTGCGCGGTAACGACCTCGAACAGCAACTCGAAAAATTGCTGGCGAAATAA
- the tig gene encoding trigger factor: MNIDIKDVSTTRKSMAVSLTKDEVAAEHKAVLAEYMKHARLPGFRPGKAPAAMVQRQFGKQIDEEFKNRVASKAYRDGLKESKLDVLTITDIQTGDIKPDADATITVTVDVRPEFELPEYNELPTAIAPTDPTDEEIDAAINALRSESAKFEVSQGPAKKGDYIKLSYEGTLDDKPLTEIVGDKQIYAKAPTTWEEVEGEHEGVIPGLGKHLADVKPGDKKTVSATYPEQFEGVPALAGKTVSYAIEVQEIRTRELPALDEEFFKAQNVENLDALKTRVREGLKSRKEYENRQSQRRQITDTLIGKTEFEVPASLLEDETQGVLRNIVEDNMRRGVPEEELEKNKKELYESAQKSALIRAKTRLILAKIAEKEDVKVDEKDIDAFIYREAMMTRQSPDKLVKELTKDQSRLRAVQQAIIIDKALDLVVSKAKISLVTPKA; encoded by the coding sequence GTGAATATCGATATCAAAGACGTCTCCACCACACGCAAAAGCATGGCTGTTTCGCTCACAAAGGACGAAGTCGCCGCAGAGCACAAGGCCGTGCTTGCCGAATACATGAAGCACGCCCGCCTCCCCGGCTTCCGTCCCGGCAAGGCGCCCGCCGCCATGGTCCAGCGCCAGTTTGGCAAACAAATCGACGAGGAGTTCAAGAACCGCGTCGCCTCCAAGGCCTACCGCGACGGACTCAAGGAATCCAAGCTCGACGTCCTCACCATCACCGACATCCAGACCGGCGACATCAAGCCCGACGCCGACGCCACCATCACCGTCACCGTCGATGTGCGCCCCGAGTTCGAGCTGCCCGAATACAACGAGCTGCCCACCGCCATCGCCCCCACCGACCCAACCGACGAGGAGATTGACGCCGCCATCAACGCCCTTCGCTCCGAAAGCGCCAAGTTCGAGGTCAGCCAGGGTCCCGCCAAAAAAGGCGACTACATCAAGCTCTCCTACGAAGGCACGCTCGATGACAAACCGCTCACTGAAATTGTCGGCGACAAACAAATCTACGCCAAGGCGCCCACCACGTGGGAGGAAGTCGAAGGCGAGCACGAGGGAGTGATCCCCGGCCTCGGCAAACACCTCGCCGACGTGAAACCCGGCGACAAGAAAACCGTGTCAGCCACCTACCCGGAACAATTCGAAGGCGTCCCCGCCCTCGCCGGCAAGACCGTCAGCTACGCCATCGAAGTGCAGGAAATCCGCACCCGCGAGCTTCCCGCCCTCGACGAGGAGTTTTTCAAGGCCCAAAACGTCGAAAATCTCGACGCACTCAAAACCCGCGTCCGCGAAGGGCTCAAAAGCCGCAAGGAATACGAAAACCGCCAGTCCCAGCGCCGCCAGATCACCGACACGCTGATCGGCAAAACCGAGTTTGAAGTCCCCGCCTCGCTCCTTGAGGACGAAACGCAAGGCGTTCTCCGCAACATCGTCGAGGACAACATGCGCCGCGGCGTCCCCGAGGAGGAACTCGAGAAAAACAAAAAAGAGCTCTACGAAAGCGCCCAGAAATCCGCGCTCATCCGCGCCAAGACCCGCCTCATCCTCGCCAAGATCGCCGAGAAGGAGGACGTCAAGGTCGATGAAAAAGACATCGACGCCTTCATCTACCGCGAAGCCATGATGACCCGCCAGAGCCCTGACAAACTCGTCAAGGAACTCACCAAGGATCAGAGCCGCCTCCGCGCGGTCCAGCAGGCAATCATCATCGACAAGGCGCTTGATCTGGTCGTCTCCAAGGCCAAAATCTCCCTCGTCACGCCCAAGGCTTGA
- a CDS encoding ATP-dependent Clp protease proteolytic subunit, which produces MSYYLPYVVENTGREVRQWDIYSRLLKDRIVFIGSPIDDVVSNNVIAQLLFLQMEDPKKDIHLYINSPGGVVTGGMAIYDTINFLQCDVVTYCIGMAASMATVLLAAGTKGKRFALPNSRVMIHQPSGGAGGQAADIAIAAREIIRWRATLNEVIARHTGKTAAQVEKDSDRDYYMTAHEAKAYGLVDQVVESTRQVQTIATA; this is translated from the coding sequence ATGAGCTACTATCTTCCCTACGTCGTTGAAAACACAGGCCGCGAAGTCCGCCAGTGGGATATTTACAGCCGCCTCCTCAAGGACCGCATCGTTTTTATCGGTTCGCCCATCGACGATGTCGTTTCAAACAACGTCATCGCCCAGCTGCTCTTCCTTCAAATGGAAGACCCCAAGAAAGACATCCACCTCTACATCAACTCCCCCGGCGGCGTTGTCACGGGCGGCATGGCAATCTACGACACGATCAACTTTCTCCAGTGCGACGTCGTCACCTACTGCATCGGCATGGCCGCGAGCATGGCCACCGTGCTGCTCGCCGCCGGCACCAAGGGCAAGCGATTCGCGCTCCCCAACAGCCGCGTCATGATTCACCAGCCCTCCGGAGGCGCGGGCGGCCAGGCGGCCGACATCGCCATCGCCGCGCGTGAAATCATCCGCTGGCGCGCCACACTCAACGAGGTCATCGCCCGCCACACGGGAAAAACCGCCGCCCAAGTCGAAAAAGACTCCGACCGCGATTATTACATGACCGCCCACGAGGCCAAGGCCTACGGCCTCGTCGACCAAGTCGTAGAATCCACCCGCCAGGTGCAAACCATCGCCACGGCTTAA
- the rpsB gene encoding 30S ribosomal protein S2 — MNVTPKDLLDAGVHFGHQTKRWNPRSKPYVYDHRQGITIIDLGKTHELLQKAYTTVEDTIANGGTILFVGTKRQAQEIIKEAAASTNMPYCVDRWLGGTLTNFATVKKSIAKYKKFQQMETSGELAKLGGKESASIKREMARMQRNFSGIVDMLDLPSIMFVVDGNHEKIAVAEAARCNIPCVGLVDTNSDPTTLPLPVPGNDDAVKSIRIIVDTIVEAVQSGLAQRESRRTARGQADLRAATAAVAEASGATAETTEAEAPAADAPESTEAGETAEAPAAKKKPAARKKIAAPKTDE, encoded by the coding sequence ATGAACGTCACACCAAAAGACCTCCTCGATGCAGGCGTCCACTTCGGACACCAAACCAAGCGCTGGAACCCGCGCTCCAAGCCCTACGTCTACGACCACCGCCAGGGCATCACCATCATCGACCTCGGCAAAACGCACGAACTGCTTCAAAAAGCCTACACCACCGTCGAGGACACCATCGCCAACGGAGGCACCATCCTCTTCGTCGGCACCAAGCGCCAGGCGCAGGAAATTATCAAGGAAGCCGCGGCCTCCACCAACATGCCCTACTGCGTTGATCGCTGGCTCGGCGGCACCCTCACCAATTTCGCCACCGTCAAGAAATCCATCGCCAAATACAAAAAATTCCAGCAGATGGAAACCAGCGGCGAGCTCGCCAAGCTCGGCGGCAAGGAAAGCGCCTCCATCAAGCGCGAAATGGCGCGCATGCAGCGCAACTTCTCCGGCATCGTCGACATGCTCGACCTCCCCTCGATCATGTTCGTCGTCGACGGCAACCACGAGAAAATCGCCGTCGCCGAGGCCGCCCGCTGCAACATCCCCTGCGTCGGACTCGTTGACACCAACTCCGACCCCACCACCCTTCCCCTCCCCGTCCCGGGTAATGACGACGCGGTGAAATCCATCCGCATCATCGTCGACACCATCGTCGAGGCGGTCCAAAGCGGACTCGCCCAGCGCGAAAGCCGCCGCACCGCGCGCGGCCAGGCCGATCTCCGCGCCGCCACCGCGGCTGTTGCCGAGGCCTCCGGCGCCACCGCCGAGACCACCGAGGCCGAAGCCCCCGCTGCCGACGCCCCCGAAAGCACCGAAGCCGGGGAAACCGCAGAGGCGCCCGCCGCCAAAAAGAAACCCGCCGCCCGCAAGAAAATCGCCGCTCCCAAGACCGACGAATAA
- a CDS encoding sugar phosphate isomerase/epimerase family protein, producing MSPAESSFPTLALSTCWCSHRHTDGYAMLREIADMGFSHAELSHGVQVTLVPGILRALEEGVIKVGSTHNFCPLPTGFSRPAPNAYEPSVGDPTHHDQWVRQTRRSLDFAAQVGARVLVTHLGSVRFWWRNPVKKLLARADEYYSANDAPARFAGEADFAALCEKVLRKVRERMPPYWNQVRASIGEIREYAVERGVTLGFENRERPDELPLDDQFGELLDGLARPNTAAYWHDTGHARLKEQLGILSHREHLEKNAGRLAGFHLHDTTADGRDHQPIGAGEIDFEMVSRFWKPHHMLVLELSPRVSVENVINSKNKIEALMRG from the coding sequence ATGAGCCCCGCCGAATCCAGTTTTCCGACGCTCGCGCTTTCCACGTGCTGGTGTTCGCACCGGCACACGGATGGTTACGCGATGTTGCGCGAGATTGCGGATATGGGGTTTTCCCATGCGGAGTTGAGCCACGGGGTTCAGGTCACGCTGGTGCCGGGGATTTTGCGCGCGCTTGAGGAGGGCGTGATCAAGGTCGGCTCGACGCACAATTTTTGTCCGCTTCCGACGGGGTTCAGCCGCCCCGCGCCTAACGCCTACGAGCCGTCGGTCGGCGATCCGACGCATCACGATCAATGGGTGCGGCAGACACGGCGCTCGCTGGATTTCGCGGCGCAGGTTGGCGCGCGGGTGCTGGTGACACATTTGGGCAGCGTGCGTTTTTGGTGGAGGAATCCCGTGAAAAAACTGCTCGCCCGCGCCGATGAATATTACAGCGCAAATGACGCGCCGGCGCGTTTTGCGGGCGAGGCGGACTTTGCGGCGTTGTGCGAAAAAGTTCTCCGAAAAGTTCGCGAGCGCATGCCCCCCTACTGGAATCAGGTGCGCGCGAGCATCGGGGAAATCCGCGAATACGCGGTCGAGCGCGGCGTGACGCTTGGGTTTGAAAACCGCGAGCGTCCCGACGAGCTGCCGCTCGACGATCAGTTCGGGGAATTGCTCGACGGCCTTGCGCGGCCCAATACCGCCGCCTACTGGCACGACACGGGGCATGCGCGACTGAAGGAGCAACTGGGCATCCTTTCGCACCGCGAGCACTTGGAGAAAAACGCCGGGCGGCTTGCCGGATTCCATTTGCACGACACGACCGCCGACGGCCGCGATCACCAGCCCATCGGCGCGGGGGAAATCGATTTTGAAATGGTCAGCCGTTTTTGGAAACCGCATCACATGCTGGTGCTTGAGCTCAGCCCGCGCGTGTCCGTGGAAAACGTGATTAACTCGAAAAACAAAATCGAGGCGCTCATGCGTGGCTGA
- a CDS encoding secondary thiamine-phosphate synthase enzyme YjbQ, with protein MPVHHATFTIHTRSQGLHEITDQLEREVARSGVTSGVATVFCRHTSASLVIMENADPSARADLEAWLNRLVPERDPHFTHTLEGPDDMPSHIKTALTRTSETVPLKNGRLQLGTWQGVYLWEHRRAPHTREILLTVLGE; from the coding sequence ATGCCGGTCCATCACGCCACGTTTACGATTCACACTCGCTCGCAGGGGCTTCACGAAATCACCGACCAACTTGAGCGCGAGGTTGCGCGCTCGGGGGTCACGAGCGGCGTCGCGACGGTGTTTTGCCGTCACACGAGCGCGAGTTTGGTGATCATGGAAAACGCGGATCCGTCGGCCCGCGCGGATTTGGAGGCGTGGTTGAACCGCCTCGTGCCGGAGCGCGACCCGCATTTCACGCACACGCTCGAGGGCCCCGACGACATGCCGAGTCACATAAAAACGGCGCTCACCCGCACGAGCGAAACCGTGCCGCTCAAGAATGGCCGGTTGCAGCTCGGCACATGGCAGGGCGTGTATTTGTGGGAGCATCGACGCGCGCCTCACACGCGTGAAATTTTGCTGACCGTGCTG
- the tsf gene encoding translation elongation factor Ts yields the protein MSTPVSAQTVKELREKTGAGLLDCQKALAETGGNIEEAITLLRKKGAATADKKAGRATKEGLIWSYIHSNNKVGVLIEVNCETDFVARNEDFKAFCNDLCLQVAASSPLYVTRDEVPEAAIAAEREIAVAQVQGKPPAAIQKIVEGKLEKYYSTICLLDQPFVKNPDKTIKEILTEKIATIGENMSIRRFTRYQLGA from the coding sequence ATGAGCACACCCGTTTCCGCACAAACCGTTAAGGAACTCCGCGAAAAGACCGGCGCCGGTCTCCTCGACTGCCAGAAAGCGCTCGCCGAAACCGGCGGCAACATTGAGGAAGCCATCACCCTCCTCCGTAAAAAGGGAGCCGCCACCGCCGACAAAAAAGCCGGCCGCGCCACCAAGGAAGGCCTCATCTGGAGCTACATTCACAGCAACAACAAAGTCGGCGTTCTCATCGAAGTGAACTGCGAGACCGATTTCGTTGCCCGCAACGAAGACTTCAAGGCCTTCTGCAACGACCTCTGCCTCCAAGTCGCCGCGTCCAGCCCGCTCTACGTCACCCGTGACGAAGTGCCCGAGGCCGCCATCGCCGCCGAGCGCGAAATCGCCGTCGCCCAAGTGCAAGGCAAGCCCCCCGCGGCAATCCAGAAGATCGTCGAGGGCAAGCTCGAGAAATACTACTCGACCATCTGCCTTCTCGACCAGCCCTTCGTGAAGAACCCGGACAAGACCATCAAGGAAATCCTCACCGAGAAAATCGCGACCATCGGCGAGAACATGAGCATCCGCCGCTTCACCCGCTACCAGCTCGGCGCCTAA